TTCACCCCCATAATCTTGATCTTGCTTCTTGCTACTTGCTAATTCGTTCTTGCTTGCTTGTGTTCTTTCATTTTTTCTTGCTTTAACCAGAAACGGTTATCTTACTAAACTTGCAACTTTCTTGCTTGATTCGAACTTGTTCATACTTGCTTGCTTCGAATCATCTTTCTTTCTAACTAGCTATTCGAACCATACGGTTCGGTCTTTCTCTTTCTTTACGAACCGCACAAGTCcgcttctttctttctttcttttggtTGTCGATTTTTTTCTTCTTTCTGATCGACTCCCGTTCTTTCTTTCTTGTGGCCTGCTACTTTCTTACTTTCTTGCAACAccatctttctttctttctttctttcgagGCCATCTTACTTTCTCCCGAAGCGACACCGGCCTCTTTTTTTCCGCTTTCTTGTGACGCCTCTTCTATCTTTCTTGCTTGCTTAATCCAAATTGGATTTCCTTTCTACATAAACCATAAGGTTCAAACTTGCTAACGTGTTGAATTGAAATTTTCTGCTCAATCTTAATTGCTATCACCAACATGGCAACATGCTTGATATCAATTATTCCCACGAAGACCTACCTCCCAATTAATTCCTTTCTTGAGCtgctttttcttttcttttgacttgATATTTAACTTTTGACTTTAAAATCAAATTTGGATTTGAATTAAAACCTTCCAAACTTATCCACCCACTGACCGACCCATTATGAAACCACCTTtgcaattttaaattttaattcatccttatcacaaacaaacaaataGGAATCTTTGTTTATATCTTCTTCCTTTGATTCTTGCTGAACAAAGAGGTggctcttttctttttctttcagtGCTGCAACTATCATCATGAAACAATTGGAATTTGTCTCCTCCTTTCTCTCTGCTGAAATCAAACAACTACGTTACAAACTTACTTGCTTACAGATCCTTGCAAATAATACTTGCAgcgaaaaaaaaaacaagctTTCTTCTTCCGATCACATAATCATCTCATCTTTCACTACTTTCGGCTCCAACTCTACAGCCAAAGGCTGCACCCCGTTTCTCGCCACCGACTCTCAAAACGGCCTCCTTCTTCAaccttgctctgataccaaatgttggttcAGGCCCCTCACAAATACACACTCTCACGTACGTTTACTACACTTGAAAGAGAAAATGAAATAATAGTAAAAGTGTATATGGGAAATTTGCAGAATACTTTCGATAATTTTATTGAATGCCAACACATGCCTTAAATAGGCTTACAACTTACTGAACACACAAAACTTAACAAACTATTACCTATTTAAAAGGAAATACCCTAGGGACCCGTGAAACTCAAAACTACCTATTCCCCAATCCATGCAACGTTCCTTTTGACCATGACTTGTTAAACTAACAATAACCTGCTAAAAATCACTTAAAACATGTGCCTAAAATCAAGAATTCTGCTGACCCGTATCTAGCTCTTGACCCGTATCCGACCCAAATCCATCAAGATTATCCAACATCCAGATCTTCAGAAGAATATGGAAGACTTAATTGATGGGGTAGGTCCTTCAAATTGGCAAAAGTTGTGTTGGACATATAAACATAACATGACACAATATTTCGTACGGTTGGCATGGACAAGACTCTTTTCGAATTTCATTTCGCATTTTTGTGTAGGTGTTTCATGTCATAATTAGTACTTTTTTCCTTTAACTTATTTTTATTCAGGAAAACTTAGTAAAAAGGCAACCTCAAAAGCATCTTCTTATCTTTTTTTGCACTCCAGTGAGCCTGGGTAAAAGCAGATTTATAGGTGTTGGCCCTAGAAACTATAGACTTTTGACGGATCCATTTGTTTCAAGATGGATGCACCATATTGTGGTGAATTTGGTTATTGATTCAGATTTATGTCTAGTTCGGGCTCAGGTAAAACACTCTCAACCCTAATTGTGATTCAAATTGTGATGTTCGAATTTTGAAAAATTATGCAACTTTCAGGAGGAGAAATTGTTGGGGTAGGTCCTTCAAATTGGCAAAAAGCATGTTTTGTGCCGGCTAAAGCAGATACTATTGTGGTGGCATTTAGAATGTGGCTAAAGAAATATGCGGGTGGTCAAATCAACTGGGGAACCAAATTTAGTGGATCTCTTCCATCCATCCTTTCTAGAGAACAACTAATGGACAGGTTTATTTATTTGCATAAAAGTCAACCACACCAGACTTGTTTGCTCTCTAAATGATTTGTTTTTTAGGTCTGCAATGGTGCATATAAAGGTTTTAATACGCTTAAGATCTCTCTTCAGGTGCTTTCGGTTGCTTCATTGGCTATTATGGCTACAATTAAATCAATTGCCGAAAGAAATACACTTGCAGCTGCTTCAATTTTGTGCTTTGTGGGATCAAAATGGTTGTCACACTTCATTTACAAAACCTTCCATTTTCATGACTACAATCACGCCTATAAATGAACGTTTTCATGTAATATTAtcattgtaaaaaaaaaatcgtgtGATTCCTTATTATGAATAATATGATTGAGGACACAAACTTATTGAGTATAAATTGTTGTTTAATTCTAATTGATGTATTTGGAATTATTGTTTTAAAATTTCAATAAAACCTTTTGGTCTGTGAAAGTCTTGCATAAATAAGTCAAATGTTTCAGTAAAACCATTAAGTTTCTGAAAGGCTTGCATAAAAAAACACCAACTGAATGCAAGTTGGTTACAAGTATAGAAAAATACATTATTAAGAAATACTAGAGTGAAAATATGAGGGGAATTTCGTTCATTTTGTTAGAGATTCATTAATATAAAACCTATATACAATGTTGTAGAAGGTGCTAGACGCTAGTCGGGCGGCgaggtaccgcctagggattaatcaggattaacacgaattaatcgggattaatcggattggaccttttaagtataattttacaaaaatttttttatatatagatAATTTTATAccttttattaataaatttacaagtttaggagataactttatactttttattaacaaatttaaaagtttagaaaccatatgtaaactagtgaaagatagagggggttaaatgttaaaatacctaaacttaaatgttaaaataggttTATAAGTAATATTTGGGCTGTAAAACAGTGGGCCAGATTCAAAAATGGGTCAAATTTTGTGTTTAATGGGCTTTTGTGTTTAATGGGCTGTAAAACATGGACCGATTAGTCCGATTTTGACCGCCTGggaccgattttgaccaattttgaccgccTAAGACCGATTTTGACCATATCCGCCTAATTGGACCGACTAGCTAAAAATTAGTCAGTAACTCAccgcctagcgcctaggcgccgattagtcggccgcctaggccgatttctgtAACATTGCCTATATATAGCTCAAACCCTAAAAGCCTGTAAAAGTTGGACTTCACCTATGGGCTAAATATTTGTATCAATAATACGACCCCCTCAGAAATCTTAGAATATATACCATCAACATTATactacactactagaaaacttgGTTTTTGTCATGTAAATTTTGGTTACAAAATGGTAGCAATTTCCTTATTGTCACCGGTTTGC
Above is a window of Helianthus annuus cultivar XRQ/B chromosome 14, HanXRQr2.0-SUNRISE, whole genome shotgun sequence DNA encoding:
- the LOC110905517 gene encoding uncharacterized protein LOC110905517 isoform X2, producing the protein MSSSGSGGEIVGVGPSNWQKACFVPAKADTIVVAFRMWLKKYAGGQINWGTKFSGSLPSILSREQLMDRCFRLLHWLLWLQLNQLPKEIHLQLLQFCALWDQNGCHTSFTKPSIFMTTITPINERFHVILSL
- the LOC110905517 gene encoding uncharacterized protein LOC110905517 isoform X1; its protein translation is MSSSGSGGEIVGVGPSNWQKACFVPAKADTIVVAFRMWLKKYAGGQINWGTKFSGSLPSILSREQLMDRSAMVHIKVLIRLRSLFRCFRLLHWLLWLQLNQLPKEIHLQLLQFCALWDQNGCHTSFTKPSIFMTTITPINERFHVILSL